The following are encoded in a window of Candidatus Paceibacterota bacterium genomic DNA:
- a CDS encoding glycosyltransferase family 4 protein has product MNLVQLTPGAGAMYCGGCLRDNALVAALRKLGHQVTMVPLYLPLTLDETNQSTGTPLFFGGLSVYLEQKSALFRGAPGWLHDLLASPHLLKWAAGRAAKTRAADLGELTLSMLRGEEGHQGRELEELVAWLKTQPPPDVLCLSNALLLGMARRLKSELRVPVACSLQGEDSFLDALPEPLRATCWRTLAERAAEVDLLIAPSSYFGRLMTERLGLAPAKVRVIHNGINLDGYEAAGEQAGAPAVGFFARMCPEKGLDTLVEAYIRLRQRGRAGQLKLRVGGSCGPADTPFVNSQRERLGANGLLAEAEFHPNPDRAGKLKFLRSLSVFSVPARCGEAYGLYVIEALAAGVPVVQPRTAAFPELVEATRGGVLCAPGDPQALAEAIERLLVEPAQARALGEAGRRAVFDRFSAQAMAEALLQACGELAGRRP; this is encoded by the coding sequence GTGAATCTGGTGCAGCTAACTCCCGGCGCGGGCGCCATGTATTGCGGCGGGTGCCTGCGCGACAACGCGCTGGTAGCTGCGCTGCGCAAGCTGGGCCACCAGGTCACCATGGTGCCGCTTTACCTGCCGCTGACGCTGGATGAGACAAACCAAAGCACAGGCACGCCGCTTTTCTTTGGCGGGCTGAGCGTCTATCTGGAACAGAAGTCCGCGCTCTTCCGGGGCGCGCCCGGCTGGCTGCATGATCTGCTGGCCTCGCCCCACCTGCTGAAGTGGGCGGCGGGCAGGGCGGCCAAGACCCGTGCGGCCGACCTGGGCGAGTTAACCCTTTCCATGCTGCGTGGTGAGGAAGGACACCAGGGGCGCGAACTGGAGGAGCTTGTTGCGTGGCTCAAAACCCAGCCACCACCGGACGTGCTCTGCCTTTCCAACGCCCTGCTGCTTGGCATGGCTCGCCGACTCAAGTCCGAGTTGCGGGTTCCGGTTGCCTGCTCCTTACAGGGGGAGGACTCGTTCCTGGACGCCTTGCCTGAACCGCTTCGCGCAACCTGCTGGCGCACGCTGGCCGAACGGGCGGCGGAGGTGGACCTGCTCATCGCGCCGAGCAGTTACTTTGGCCGGCTAATGACCGAGCGGCTCGGCCTGGCCCCGGCAAAGGTGCGGGTGATCCACAATGGAATCAACCTGGATGGGTACGAGGCGGCAGGCGAGCAGGCAGGCGCGCCTGCCGTAGGGTTCTTTGCCCGGATGTGTCCGGAGAAGGGGCTCGACACGCTGGTCGAGGCCTACATCCGTTTGCGCCAGCGTGGCCGGGCGGGCCAGCTCAAGCTGCGGGTGGGTGGCAGCTGCGGGCCGGCGGACACACCGTTTGTCAATTCGCAGCGCGAACGGCTGGGGGCAAACGGCTTGCTCGCCGAGGCAGAGTTTCATCCCAATCCTGACCGGGCGGGCAAACTCAAGTTCCTGCGCTCACTTTCCGTTTTCTCGGTTCCCGCGCGCTGTGGAGAAGCGTATGGCCTCTATGTCATCGAAGCACTGGCGGCGGGCGTGCCGGTCGTGCAGCCCCGCACCGCGGCCTTCCCCGAGCTGGTTGAGGCAACGCGCGGAGGAGTCCTCTGCGCGCCCGGCGACCCGCAGGCGTTGGCGGAGGCGATCGAGCGGTTGCTCGTGGAGCCCGCTCAGGCCCGTGCGCTGGGCGAGGCTGGCCGGCGGGCGGTTTTTGACCGGTTCAGCGCCCAGGCGATGGCCGAAGCGCTGCTGCAAGCATGTGGTGAACTGGCAGGGCGGAGGCCCTAA
- a CDS encoding response regulator, whose translation MNTKEVELLLVEDDPNDVELTLIALRKHKLANKIHVVRDGEEALDFLFCRGTYQQRSINGPPKVILLDLKLPKVSGLEVLKAIKEDPRTRPVPVVVMTSSREQQDMVEGYRLGVNSYIQKPIDFDQFQTIIRDLGYYWLVVNRCPPPEAFPE comes from the coding sequence ATGAACACTAAAGAAGTGGAACTGCTCCTCGTGGAGGACGATCCCAATGACGTGGAGCTGACACTCATCGCTTTGCGGAAGCACAAGCTGGCCAACAAGATTCACGTGGTGCGTGACGGGGAGGAAGCCCTGGATTTCCTCTTCTGCCGCGGGACCTACCAGCAGCGCAGCATCAACGGCCCCCCAAAGGTCATCCTGCTTGATTTAAAGTTGCCCAAGGTAAGCGGCCTGGAGGTGCTCAAGGCCATCAAGGAAGACCCGCGCACGCGGCCGGTGCCGGTGGTGGTGATGACTTCGTCCCGCGAGCAGCAAGACATGGTCGAAGGCTACCGGTTGGGCGTTAACAGCTACATCCAGAAGCCAATAGACTTTGACCAGTTCCAAACCATCATCCGGGACCTCGGCTACTACTGGCTGGTCGTCAACCGTTGCCCCCCGCCCGAGGCGTTTCCGGAATAG